AGAAATTAAAAATAAAGAAGATGGATTAAGCGGTGTACCGTCCGGCTTTTCAGAGTTAGACAGGGTTACTTCAGGATGGCAAAGTTCTGATTTAGTCATTCTAGCTGCTAGACCTGGTATGGGAAAAACAGCATTTGTATTATCTATGGCAAGGAATACAGCTGTACAATTCAAAAAACCCGTAGCTGTATTCTCTCTAGAGATGTCATCAGTACAGCTCGTTAATCGACTTATTGCTAGTGAGTCTGGTATCCCTGCTCAAAAACTGAGAAAAGGTAATTTAGAAGATCACGAATGGATTCAATTGAACCAACAAATTACCAAGCTTTCCGAAGCCCCTCTATTTATCGATGATACTCCTGCACTTACCATTTTCGAACTCAGAGCAAAGTGCAGAAGACTAGTAAGGAATAACGGTGTTGAATTAGTAGTAATTGACTACCTTCAGCTAATGCATGCAGGAAGTTCTAACAAGAGTGGTAACAGAGAGCAAGAGATTAGTACTATTTCACGTTCATTAAAAAGTATCGCTAAGGAGCTAAATATCCCTATCATTGCCCTATCACAATTGAGTAGAGCCGTAGAAACAAGGGGTGGCGATAAACGTCCTATGCTTTCCGACCTTAGGGAATCGGGTGCTATTGAGCAAGATGCAGATATCGTATGCTTTATATACCGACCAGAATATTACGGATTTACAGAATGGCCTGATACAGAACCTGGAAAAGATCCCGACTGTATAGGACAAGGAGAAATTATTGTAGCAAAACACCGTAACGGCTCTTTAGAGAATATTAAACTTCGATTTATCCCTCAACTTGCCAAATTTACCGACTTGGATAGTTTTGGATTCAGTAACGACGACGTTATGCCGTCTAGCATGAATGACGACGACTCGGCACCTTTCTAAAAAATGACAAGACTGATTTTAGTATTTTTTTTCCTGTTCCTTCAAATTAACGCTTGGGCGTCCTATATTCTCATTCCTATGGACGATACTCAAACAAACCACCTCAAAGCATATGGAATTGCCTATTGGGTTTTAGAAAAAGAACAAGAGGTTGATTGGTTGCTCAACTACAGAGGGGGAAGCTTTTTGATTAAAAATCAAGAACTCATAGAAAAAGAATGTAGAATAAGAGGCGTTTCTTTTCAGATTATTGCCGATGTTCAATCCACTCAAATACTAAGAGAAATTGCTAGTCCAGAGGTCAATCAAGATGTAGTAAAATTAGAAAAAGTACCCAAAATAGCCGTCTATTCCCCAAAGAGCAAACTGCCTTGGGACGATGCTGTAACTCTAGCACTTACCTATGCCGAAATACCTTACGATTTGGTTTATGACGAAGAGGTTATTGGCGGCTCACTCCCACTTTACGACTGGTTACACCTTCATCACGAGGATTTCACCGGTCAATACGGTAAGTTTTATGCCGCCTACAAAAACGCCGAATGGTACAGAAAACAAAAACAAGACTTTGAACAATCGGCAAAAAAAATGGGTTTTCAGAAAGTGGCTCAAGCCAAGTTAGAAGTGGCTCTTAAAATAAGAGAGTTTACTGCCGGTGGCGGCTTCCTTTTTGCTATGTGTTCGGCAACCGATACTTATGACATTGCCCTAGCAGCCAAAGATGTGGATATTTGCGAATATATGTTTGATGGTGACGGCGCAGACCCCCAAGCT
The window above is part of the Flavobacteriales bacterium genome. Proteins encoded here:
- a CDS encoding asparagine synthetase B, whose amino-acid sequence is MTRLILVFFFLFLQINAWASYILIPMDDTQTNHLKAYGIAYWVLEKEQEVDWLLNYRGGSFLIKNQELIEKECRIRGVSFQIIADVQSTQILREIASPEVNQDVVKLEKVPKIAVYSPKSKLPWDDAVTLALTYAEIPYDLVYDEEVIGGSLPLYDWLHLHHEDFTGQYGKFYAAYKNAEWYRKQKQDFEQSAKKMGFQKVAQAKLEVALKIREFTAGGGFLFAMCSATDTYDIALAAKDVDICEYMFDGDGADPQAQEKLNFDNTFAFKDFSLVKNPNQYEYSSIDATRSRRLNQSLDFFTLFEFSAKWDPVPTMLCQNHEQVIKGFMGQTTAFKKEYIKSDVLIMGETASVNEARYIHGQFGKGTWTFYGGHDPEDYQHKVGDPKTELELHPNSPGYRLILNNVLFPAAKKKKQKT
- the dnaB gene encoding replicative DNA helicase: MVMKSADGKLPPQALDLEQAVLGALMIDNDALSNAIELLKPESFYKYEHQKIFSAIEDLFNSAKKVDILTIVEQLKKKGELKEVGGPSFVTKLTERIASAANIETHARIIAQKFIQRELIRISSQTIKDAYDDTSDVFDLLNAAEQGLFEISEGNIRKNYDKMSTLILQALNQIEEIKNKEDGLSGVPSGFSELDRVTSGWQSSDLVILAARPGMGKTAFVLSMARNTAVQFKKPVAVFSLEMSSVQLVNRLIASESGIPAQKLRKGNLEDHEWIQLNQQITKLSEAPLFIDDTPALTIFELRAKCRRLVRNNGVELVVIDYLQLMHAGSSNKSGNREQEISTISRSLKSIAKELNIPIIALSQLSRAVETRGGDKRPMLSDLRESGAIEQDADIVCFIYRPEYYGFTEWPDTEPGKDPDCIGQGEIIVAKHRNGSLENIKLRFIPQLAKFTDLDSFGFSNDDVMPSSMNDDDSAPF